One window of Papaver somniferum cultivar HN1 chromosome 9, ASM357369v1, whole genome shotgun sequence genomic DNA carries:
- the LOC113311873 gene encoding succinate dehydrogenase subunit 6, mitochondrial-like — MSKSGDVYCCTELHEFKFIDANENGIKWSNSDVQSFISIDPIHGPVVENARKAAKVAAIGSVVGELHLGGTAWRYSKSPHGAVLAVGLGAVVGYTVGKEAASHYYQLYRDDAMASQVKFLEWIVPVVYFRLQVVVQVVLRRSSRCCQCDKYRVMEWLRELNCEVMG; from the exons ATGAGCAAAAGTGGAGATGTGTATTGCTGTACagaattacatgagtttaagtttATAGATGCTAATGAGAACGGAATCAAATGGTCTAATTCTGATGTTCAATCTTTCATCTCTATTGATCCTATCCATGGACCTGTG GTGGAAAATGCAAGGAAAGCAGCAAAAGTAGCTGCGATAGGAAGCGTTGTTGGAGAACTTCATTTGGGCGGAACTGCCTGGAGATATTCAAAGAGTCCTCACG GTGCCGTCTTAGCTGTGGGTCTTGGAGCTGTGGTTGGTTACACAGTTGGAAAAGAAGCTGCATCCCATTATTATCAACTCTATCGGGATGATGCTATGGCTTCTCAGGTCAAGTTTTTGGAGTGGATTGTACCTGTTGTGTAT TTCAGATTGCAAGTGGTGGTGCAGGTTGTGCTGAGAAGGAGTTCCAGGTGTTGTCAGTGTGATAAGTACAGGGTCATGGAGTGGTTAAGGGAGCTGAACTGCGAAGTTATGGGGTAA
- the LOC113310843 gene encoding arogenate dehydratase/prephenate dehydratase 6, chloroplastic-like produces the protein MNSINPSKPILKSLSYLDSTPKLSIHRKIHHHQSNRSQICTIKSIYKHESRNFSVGSNRADWQSSCAILASNVVSQQSTEKTDGGNADITSINGVHQTLDLVPVQQETNLPKPLSITDLSPAPMHGSQLRVAYQGVPGAYSEAAAGKAYPNCEAIPCDQFEVAFQAVELWIADRAVLPVENSLGGSIHRNYDLLLRHNLHIVGEVQLPVHHCLLVLPGVRKEYLNRVISHPQALSQCELTLTKLGLSVAREAVDDTAGAAEFIATHNLRDTAAIASARAAELYGLQILADGIQDDSSNVTRFVMLAREPIIPRTDRPFKTSIVFAHDKGTSVLFKVLSAFAFRNISLTKIESRPYRNRPIRVVGDASTGTAKHFEYMFYVDFEASMADPRAQNALAEVQEFTSFLRVLGSYPMDMTPWSPSNRDM, from the coding sequence ATGAATTCAATAAATCCGTCAAAACCTATACTGAAATCATTAAGTTATTTAGATTCTACACCAAAATTGTCAATTCATAggaagattcatcatcatcaatcaaaTAGATCTCAAATTTGTACCATCAAATCAATCTACAAGCATGAATCAAGAAATTTCTCAGTTGGTTCAAACAGAGCAGATTGGCAAAGTTCTTGTGCAATTTTGGCAAGTAATGTAGTTTCACAACAAAGTACTGAGAAAACTGATGGTGGTAATGCAGACATAACGTCCATTAATGGTGTTCATCAAACTCTAGATCTAGTTCCGGTTCAGCAAGAAACGAATTTACCAAAGCCTCTTTCGATTACCGATCTATCTCCAGCTCCGATGCACGGTTCGCAATTGCGCGTCGCTTATCAGGGAGTTCCCGGTGCTTACAGTGAAGCTGCGGCTGGTAAAGCTTATCCTAATTGTGAAGCGATTCCTTGTGATCAATTCGAAGTTGCTTTTCAAGCCGTAGAGTTGTGGATTGCTGATCGAGCCGTGTTACCGGTTGAAAATTCACTCGGCGGGAGTATTCACCGGAATTACGATTTATTACTCCGTCATAATCTTCATATTGTTGGTGAAGTCCAATTACCGGTTCACCATTGTTTATTAGTCTTACCTGGTGTGAGAAAAGAATATTTAAATCGGGTTATTAGTCATCCACAAGCGTTATCTCAATGTGAGTTGACTCTTACAAAACTCGGTCTCAGTGTTGCCCGAGAAGCTGTTGATGATACTGCCGGCGCGGCTGAATTCATTGCTACACATAATCTACGCGACACTGCTGCGATCGCGAGTGCTCGTGCCGCTGAATTATACGGATTACAGATTCTGGCAGATGGAATTCAAGATGATTCCAGCAATGTTACTAGATTTGTTATGTTAGCTCGTGAGCCGATTATACCGAGAACTGACCGTCCGTTTAAGACTAGTATTGTTTTTGCACATGATAAAGGAACATCGGTTTTGTTTAAAGTGTTGTCTGCTTTTGCATTCAGGAATATCAGCTTGACGAAGATTGAGAGCCGGCCGTATAGAAATCGTCCGATCAGAGTTGTTGGTGATGCTAGTACTGGTACCGCTAAACATTTTGAGTATATGTTTTATGTTGATTTTGAAGCTTCAATGGCTGACCCAAGAGCTCAAAATGCACTTGCTGAAGTTCAAGAATTTACTTCATTTCTAAGAGTTTTAGGAAGTTATCCTATGGATATGACTCCATGGAGTCCTTCTAATAGAGATATGTAG